Within Eschrichtius robustus isolate mEscRob2 chromosome X, mEscRob2.pri, whole genome shotgun sequence, the genomic segment CGGGCACTGCTGCCCTCACAGCGCCCGCTGGGCACTATGTCCAAGGACCTGAGAATTCTGTGCAGCGACTCCTCCCTGGAGCAGAGCGAGTACCAGGAGCAGCTGCTTAGTAGCAACGACGATGAGCGTGAAAAATTACTGATGGAAAGCTCCACACTGTATGTGGGGAATCTTTCCTTTCATGCAACCGAAGAGCAAATATTTGAGCTCTTTAGTAGACGTGGTGATGTCAAGAATGTTTTTATGGGCCTggataaaataaagaaaacggcatgtggtttctgttttgtagaataCTATAACAGAGCTGATGCCAAAAATGCCATGCGATTCCTAAATGAGACCCACCTAGATGACCGTATTATCCACATAGTTTGGGATATAGGCTTTAGAGAGGGCAGACAATATGGCTATGGCCAATCTGGGAGCCAGGTAAAAGATGAATTTTGTGAAGAGGAGGCTTTGGAAAACAGGCTCAGGtctggggcaggagaggaatccACTAGAGAAACACCTGCAACTCTAGCccctaaaaaaataattaaaggacAATACCAGGTCAGCAAATAGCCCATTTCATAACAAATCTAAATTACTTTATTTGCTGGGCAGAAACCCTTTTGCTGTATCTTTCTCTCTGAAATGTT encodes:
- the NCBP2L gene encoding nuclear cap-binding protein subunit 2-like — translated: MSKDLRILCSDSSLEQSEYQEQLLSSNDDEREKLLMESSTLYVGNLSFHATEEQIFELFSRRGDVKNVFMGLDKIKKTACGFCFVEYYNRADAKNAMRFLNETHLDDRIIHIVWDIGFREGRQYGYGQSGSQVKDEFCEEEALENRLRSGAGEESTRETPATLAPKKIIKGQYQVSK